One segment of Panicum virgatum strain AP13 chromosome 3K, P.virgatum_v5, whole genome shotgun sequence DNA contains the following:
- the LOC120698072 gene encoding phosphatidylglycerophosphate phosphatase PTPMT2-like isoform X2 → MRIRELRDGLEVEEDERAEEATGGGEVVAVVRLKAKRALVGAGARFLFYPTLLYNVVRNRFEAEFRWWDRVDQYVLLGAVPFPSDVPRLKQLGVRGVVTLNEPYETLVPTSLYQSHGINHLEIPTRDYLFAPSLEHICRAVDFIHWNEMQGGGTYVHCKAGRGRSTTIVLCFLIKYRNMTPGAALDHARSVRPRVLLAPAQWEAVKTFSTLNATHNARCHSLKSSDEDSVTSDEESSEASVADPEVDGYATTEFDSEHFVLPRCGSMLSGPTSPTGCSDLVFITEADLEGYESFTDVGEDDVEDEVGVVVRHKPIMRKLSCFLGSLKLTSNCEPPPSRLTEVRAC, encoded by the exons ATGAGGATTCGGGAGCTCCGGGATGggctggaggtggaggaggacgagcgggcggaggaggcgaccggcggcggcgaggtggtcgCGGTTGTGCGGTTGAAGGCGAAGCGCGcgctcgtcggcgccggcgcgaggTTCCTGTTCTACCCGACCCTGCTCTACAACGTCGTCCGCAACCGGTTCGAGGCCGAGTTCCGCTGGTGGGATCGCGTCGACCAG TATGTTCTGCTAGGTGCTGTTCCGTTCCCTAGCGATGTTCCGCGCCTGAAGCAACTTGGAGTTAGAGGAGTTGTCACATTGAATGAACCCTATGAAACTCTGGTTCCAACATCCCTATACCAG TCTCATGGTATCAATCATCTTGAAATTCCCACAAGGGACTACCTGTTTGCCCCCTCCCTTGAGCATATTTGTCGGGCAGTGGATTTTATCCATT GGAATGAAATGCAAGGTGGTGGCACCTATGTCCACTGTAAGGCGGGAAGGGGACGAAGCACCACTATAGTTTTGTGCTTTTTG ATCAAGTACAGGAATATGACTCCTGGAGCAGCTTTGGATCATGCACGGTCAGTGAGGCCCAGAGTGCTTTTAGCGCCAGCACAGTGGGAG GCTGTTAAAACATTCAGCACACTCAATGCCACGCACAACGCCAG ATGCCATTCCCTCAAGAGCTCAGATGAAGACTCGGTAACATCTGATGAAGAATCCAGTGAAGCATCTGTTGCAGACCCTGAAGTTGATGGCTATGCCACCACCGAGTTCGACAGTGAGCATTTTGTTTTACCTCGCTGCGGGAGTATGCTGTCCGGGCCGACAAGCCCCACTGGGTGCAGTGACTTAGTCTTCATAACTGAAGCAGACCTAGAGGGCTACGAGTCATTCACTGATGTTGGGGAGGATGATGTTGAAGACGAAGTGGGAGTAGTGGTCCGCCACAAGCCCATCATGAGGAAGCTCTCCTGCTTCCTAGGGTCCTTGAAGCTTACAAGCAACTGCGAACCACCACCGAGTCGTTTGACTGAGGTTCGAGCCTGCTAG
- the LOC120698072 gene encoding phosphatidylglycerophosphate phosphatase PTPMT1-like isoform X3 — protein MRIRELRDGLEVEEDERAEEATGGGEVVAVVRLKAKRALVGAGARFLFYPTLLYNVVRNRFEAEFRWWDRVDQYVLLGAVPFPSDVPRLKQLGVRGVVTLNEPYETLVPTSLYQSHGINHLEIPTRDYLFAPSLEHICRAVDFIHWNEMQGGGTYVHCKAGRGRSTTIVLCFLIKYRNMTPGAALDHARSVRPRVLLAPAQWEAVKTFSTLNATHNARAQMKTR, from the exons ATGAGGATTCGGGAGCTCCGGGATGggctggaggtggaggaggacgagcgggcggaggaggcgaccggcggcggcgaggtggtcgCGGTTGTGCGGTTGAAGGCGAAGCGCGcgctcgtcggcgccggcgcgaggTTCCTGTTCTACCCGACCCTGCTCTACAACGTCGTCCGCAACCGGTTCGAGGCCGAGTTCCGCTGGTGGGATCGCGTCGACCAG TATGTTCTGCTAGGTGCTGTTCCGTTCCCTAGCGATGTTCCGCGCCTGAAGCAACTTGGAGTTAGAGGAGTTGTCACATTGAATGAACCCTATGAAACTCTGGTTCCAACATCCCTATACCAG TCTCATGGTATCAATCATCTTGAAATTCCCACAAGGGACTACCTGTTTGCCCCCTCCCTTGAGCATATTTGTCGGGCAGTGGATTTTATCCATT GGAATGAAATGCAAGGTGGTGGCACCTATGTCCACTGTAAGGCGGGAAGGGGACGAAGCACCACTATAGTTTTGTGCTTTTTG ATCAAGTACAGGAATATGACTCCTGGAGCAGCTTTGGATCATGCACGGTCAGTGAGGCCCAGAGTGCTTTTAGCGCCAGCACAGTGGGAG GCTGTTAAAACATTCAGCACACTCAATGCCACGCACAACGCCAG AGCTCAGATGAAGACTCGGTAA
- the LOC120698072 gene encoding phosphatidylglycerophosphate phosphatase PTPMT2-like isoform X1, translating into MRIRELRDGLEVEEDERAEEATGGGEVVAVVRLKAKRALVGAGARFLFYPTLLYNVVRNRFEAEFRWWDRVDQYVLLGAVPFPSDVPRLKQLGVRGVVTLNEPYETLVPTSLYQSHGINHLEIPTRDYLFAPSLEHICRAVDFIHWNEMQGGGTYVHCKAGRGRSTTIVLCFLIKYRNMTPGAALDHARSVRPRVLLAPAQWEAVKTFSTLNATHNARYLSIQSSNPTCSALSYEESSEYSSTLTSRCHSLKSSDEDSVTSDEESSEASVADPEVDGYATTEFDSEHFVLPRCGSMLSGPTSPTGCSDLVFITEADLEGYESFTDVGEDDVEDEVGVVVRHKPIMRKLSCFLGSLKLTSNCEPPPSRLTEVRAC; encoded by the exons ATGAGGATTCGGGAGCTCCGGGATGggctggaggtggaggaggacgagcgggcggaggaggcgaccggcggcggcgaggtggtcgCGGTTGTGCGGTTGAAGGCGAAGCGCGcgctcgtcggcgccggcgcgaggTTCCTGTTCTACCCGACCCTGCTCTACAACGTCGTCCGCAACCGGTTCGAGGCCGAGTTCCGCTGGTGGGATCGCGTCGACCAG TATGTTCTGCTAGGTGCTGTTCCGTTCCCTAGCGATGTTCCGCGCCTGAAGCAACTTGGAGTTAGAGGAGTTGTCACATTGAATGAACCCTATGAAACTCTGGTTCCAACATCCCTATACCAG TCTCATGGTATCAATCATCTTGAAATTCCCACAAGGGACTACCTGTTTGCCCCCTCCCTTGAGCATATTTGTCGGGCAGTGGATTTTATCCATT GGAATGAAATGCAAGGTGGTGGCACCTATGTCCACTGTAAGGCGGGAAGGGGACGAAGCACCACTATAGTTTTGTGCTTTTTG ATCAAGTACAGGAATATGACTCCTGGAGCAGCTTTGGATCATGCACGGTCAGTGAGGCCCAGAGTGCTTTTAGCGCCAGCACAGTGGGAG GCTGTTAAAACATTCAGCACACTCAATGCCACGCACAACGCCAGATACCTTTCAATTCAGAGCTCAAACCCAACCTGCTCAGCACTATCTTATGAAGAATCTAGTGAATACTCTAGTACGCTGACCAGCAGATGCCATTCCCTCAAGAGCTCAGATGAAGACTCGGTAACATCTGATGAAGAATCCAGTGAAGCATCTGTTGCAGACCCTGAAGTTGATGGCTATGCCACCACCGAGTTCGACAGTGAGCATTTTGTTTTACCTCGCTGCGGGAGTATGCTGTCCGGGCCGACAAGCCCCACTGGGTGCAGTGACTTAGTCTTCATAACTGAAGCAGACCTAGAGGGCTACGAGTCATTCACTGATGTTGGGGAGGATGATGTTGAAGACGAAGTGGGAGTAGTGGTCCGCCACAAGCCCATCATGAGGAAGCTCTCCTGCTTCCTAGGGTCCTTGAAGCTTACAAGCAACTGCGAACCACCACCGAGTCGTTTGACTGAGGTTCGAGCCTGCTAG
- the LOC120698073 gene encoding uncharacterized protein LOC120698073: protein MSFRLGAEEGDEELFDTASAVSGGGDSDADEGDQDHFPDGGAGGRGQRAFVPQPLRRMNSDSIYDMTSMMSQLPPKKGLSRYYEGKSQSFACMSEVRCLEDLRKKDNPYKQKVKSCKSYAALGGMTKKPSSGSCANLSLEAASGFRTPPIQNGYHQ, encoded by the exons ATGAGCTTCAGGCTCGGGGCCGAGGAGGGGGACGAGGAGCTGTTCGATACGGCGTCGgccgtctccggcggcggcgactccgaCGCCGACGAGGGGGACCAGGACCACTtcccggacggcggcgcgggcgggcgcggCCAGCGCGCGTTCGTGCCGCAGCCGCTGCGGAGGATGAACTCGGACAGCATCTACGACATGACGTCCATGATGTCGCAGCTCCCGCCCAA GAAGGGCCTGTCGCGGTACTACGAGGGCAAGTCCCAGTCGTTCGCGTGCATGTCGGAGGTGCGCTGCCTGGAGGACCTGCGCAAGAAGGACAACCCCTACAAGCAGAAGGTCAAGTCGTGCAAGAGCTACGCCGCGCTGGGAGGGATGACCAAGAAGCCCTCCTCGGGCTCCTGCGCGAACCTGAGCCTCGAGGCCGCCAGCGGCTTCAGGACGCCGCCGATTCAGAACGGGTACcatcagtag
- the LOC120701282 gene encoding profilin-9-like codes for MPPAPHASPLELGGRGSEHARKPSADRSISPSDRDRQGARRRAKMSWQTYVDEHLMCEIEGHHLTSAAILGHDGAVWAQSAAFPQFKTEETANIMKDFDEPGHLAPTGLFLGPTKYMVIQGEPGAVIRGKKGSGGITVKKTGQALIIGIYDEPMTPGQCNLVVERLGDYLIEQGM; via the exons ATGCCACCCGCGCCACACGCATCGCCACTAGAACTCGGCGGCCGGGGATCGGAGCACGCACGCAAACCCTCAGCAGATCGATCGATCTCCCCCTCCGATCGGGATCGTCAgggagcaaggaggagggcgaagATGTCTTGGCAGACGTACGTGGACGAGCACCTTATGTGCGAGATCGAGGGCCACCACCTCACCTCGGCGGCGATCCTCGGCCACGACGGCGCCGTCTGGGCTCAGAGCGCCGCGTTCCCGCAG TTCAAGACCGAGGAGACGGCCAACATCATGAAGGATTTCGATGAGCCGGGGCACCTCGCCCCGACCGGCCTGTTCCTTGGACCCACGAAATACATGGTCATCCAAGGCGAACCTGGCGCTGTCATCCGTGGCAAGAAG GGATCTGGCGGGATCACGGTGAAGAAGACTGGGCAGGCACTCATCATTGGCATCTACGACGAACCGATGACTCCCGGGCAGTGCAACCTGGTGGTGGAGAGGCTCGGCGACTACTTGATTGAGCAAGGCATGTAG